The proteins below are encoded in one region of Cucurbita pepo subsp. pepo cultivar mu-cu-16 chromosome LG10, ASM280686v2, whole genome shotgun sequence:
- the LOC111803822 gene encoding ribonuclease II, chloroplastic/mitochondrial-like has product MAFRAVNSCSVFRSASSPPLSAFRCCHFNPRNLQFRWSSKLNCRSPVLWHKHRVSRSGGGRFYYLYSIVESVVEELEALSRRKKVFATAKMGMVGMSSDDGTEDKLMNRTLEKGRLLEFKKDSERVLLAVAQRPDGKKNWMVFDQNGVTSSIKPQQVTYIVPGVENFEQTEIADFIKKAEDNLDPSLLEFAWLELLEQNKAVTTEELAEMIFGSTEPLDSYCAHLLLSRDELYFTVLQTKGSRSFYGPRPTDQVEELQRKKLAKEAAEKELQEFVELLKSAKAMPSKSKPPKSSWAAEEKTRHKIESLESYAIDACKDDEQRKTAGMILKAMGLVRTTSSAVNLLIDIGYFPRHVNLDLQKFNIRTYHSDEIIAAAESLLLGASDPDEVDRKNLTHLKVYAIDVDEADELDDALSATRLSDGRIKIWIHVADPARFVQPGSIVDREAMDRGTSIFLPTATYPMFPEKLAMNGMSLKQGEICNAVTVSVVLHSDGSIAEYSVENSIIKPTYMLTYESASELLSLNLEEEAELKVLSEAATLRLAWRRQQGAIDMPSLETRIKVANPEDLDPEINLYVENQDNPAMRLVSEMMILCGEVIATFGSRNNIPLPYRGQPQTNIDVSAFAHLPEGPVRSSAIVRTMRAAEIDFSKPIRHGILGISGYVQFTSPIRRYLDLVAHYQVKAFLRGDSPPYSHGQLEGIASTVNINIKLAKRLSSLSHRYWVLEYLRRQPKENRYRALILRFIKDRIAALLLVEVGLQASAWVSLGAEIGDEVQVRVVDAHPRDDVLSLKEIIQ; this is encoded by the exons ATGGCATTTCGAGCTGTTAACAGTTGCTCAGTCTTCCGCTCTGCTTCGTCCCCGCCTCTCTCTGCCTTCCGATGCTGCCACTTCAATCCCAGGAATCTTCAGTTTCGATGGAGCTCGAAATTAAACTGTAGGTCTCCTGTATTATGGCATAAACACCGAGTTTCTAGGAGTGGTGGAGGTCGATTCTACTACTTGTACAGTATTGTTGAAAGCGTTGTCGAAGAGCTCGAAGCTCTGAGCCGGCGAAAGAAAGTTTTTGCTACCGCTAA AATGGGAATGGTGGGCATGAGCAGTGATGATGGTACTGAAGATAAGCTTATGAACCGAACATTGGAAAAGGGACGGCTGCTGGAGTTCAAGAAGGACTCGGAGAGAGTATTACTGGCAGTTGCTCAGAGACCTGATGGGAAAAAAAACTGGATGGTGTTCGATCAG AATGGTGTCACTTCATCTATTAAGCCACAACAAGTTACATACATTGTTCCAGGTGTTGAAAATTTCGAGCAGACAGAAATTGCAGACTTCATTAAAAAAGCTGAGGATAACTTG GACCCGTCACTGCTGGAGTTTGCATGGCTTGAGCTTCTTGAACAAAATAAGGCAGTGACTACCGAAGAATTAGCTGAG ATGATATTTGGGAGTACAGAACCTCTTGATAGCTACTGTGCACATCTATTGTTATCAAGAGATGAATTATACTTCACTGTTCTGCAGACAAAAGGTTCGCGATCTTTTTATGGTCCAAGACCTACTGACCAA GTTGAAGAACTTCAACGTAAAAAGCTTGCAAAGGAGGCGGCTGAGAAAGAACTACAAGAGTTTGTAGAATTATTGAAATCTGCGAAGGCAATGCCTTCGAAGTCCAAACCACCTAAATCATCCTGGGCAGCTGAAGAGAAAACCAGACACAAGATTGAGTCACTTGAATCTTATGCTATTGATGCTTGCAAGGATGATGAACAGAGGAAAACAGCTGGGATG ATTCTCAAGGCTATGGGACTGGTGAGAACAACATCATCAGCAGTAAATCTTCTCATAGATATAGGGTATTTCCCTCGGCATGTTAATCTTGATCTTCAGAAGTTCAACATTCGGACATATCATTCAGATGAGATTATAGCAGCTGCGGAATCACTTTTACTGGGGGCATCTGATCCCGATGAG GTTGACAGGAAGAATCTCACACATCTTAAGGTTTATGCCATTGATGTTGATGAAGCGGATGAG CTTGATGATGCATTGAGTGCAACAAGATTGTCAGATGGTCGAATTAAAATATGGATTCATGTTGCTGATCCAGCTAGATTTGTTCAACCAGGGAGCATAGTAGACAG GGAGGCCATGGACAGAGGAACTTCTATATTTCTTCCTACAGCCACATACCCTATGTTTCCAGAGAAACTAGCAATGAATGGAATGAGTTTAAAACAGGGAGAAATTTGCAATGCAGTTACTGTATCTGTTGTCCTTCATTCTGATGGAAG CATTGCAGAATACTCTGTGGAAAACTCAATCATCAAACCAACTTACATGCTGACATATGAAAGTGCGTCGGAGCTGCTTAGTTTGAACTTGGAAGAGGAGGCTGAACTTAAAGTTCTATCTGAGGCTGCAACTTTGCGATTAGCATGGCGAAGGCAACAG gGTGCAATCGACATGCCTTCTTTGGAGACACGGATCAAGGTAGCAAATCCAGAAGACCTGGATCCTGAAATCAATCTCTACGTAGAAAACCAAGATAACCCTGCCATGCGACTTGTTTCAGAGATGATGATCCTATGTGGAGAAGTTATAGCCACTTTTGGTTCTCGCAATAACATTCCGTTACCCTACAGAGGACAACCTCAAACAAATATTGATGTATCTGCATTTGCACATCTTCCAGAAGGACCTGTTAGGAGCTCTGCAATAGTTAGAACAATGCGTGCTGCTGAAATTGACTTCAGTAAGCCTATACGCCATGGGATTTTGGGAATTTCTGGTTATGTCCAATTTACATCTCCCATCCGTAGGTATTTGGACCTCGTTGCACATTACCAG gTTAAGGCATTCCTTAGAGGCGACTCTCCTCCGTATTCCCATGGTCAATTGGAAGGGATAGCATCTActgtaaatataaatattaaattggcAAAGAGACTCTCAAGCCTCAGTCATCGTTATTGGGTATTAGAGTACTTGAGACGGCaaccaaaagaaaacagaTATCGAGCGTTGATTCTTAGGTTCATTAAAGATCGAATTGCAGCCCTGCTGTTGGTTGAG GTGGGGCTTCAAGCATCTGCATGGGTTTCTCTTGGAGCAGAAATTGGAGATGAAGTACAAGTTCGAGTGGTGGATGCCCATCCACGTGATGATGTTCTTTCTCTGAAGGAGATCATTCAGTAG
- the LOC111804526 gene encoding uncharacterized protein At5g02240-like — protein MAMLTRVPLVYTNPKATLFPPPLAFHQCHKCCFVPNSSSIPSLSLHIVASSISPTFYKGFRRRRFGALSVVAMADSGLSTVLVTGAGGRTGQLVYKKLKERSDQYIARGLVRTEESKQSIGAADDLFVGDIRVADSLGPAIQGIDALIILTSAVPKMKPGFDPTKGGRPEFYFEDGAYPEQVDWIGQKNQIDAAKAAGVKQIVLVGSMGGTNINHPLNSLGNGNILVWKRKAEQYLADSGVPYTIIRAGGLQDKDGGIRELLVGKDDELLQTETRTIARADVAEVCLQALQFEEAKFKAFDLASKPEGVGTPTKDFKALFSQVTTSF, from the exons ATGGCTATGCTAACACGTGTCCCATTAGTCTACACCAACCCGAAGGCTACACTATTTCCACCACCACTGGCATTTCATCAATGTCATAAATGTTGTTTCGTACCCAATTCTAGTTCAATCCCATCTCTATCACTTCACATCGTTGCCTCTTCCATTTCCCCGACCTTCTATAAGGGTTTCAGAAGGCGCCGATTCGGAGCTCTTTCGGTGGTTGCAATGGCGGATTCTGGTCTCAGCACCGTCCTCGTCACCGGAGCTGGTGGCAGAACCG GTCAACTAGTTTACAAGAAATTGAAGGAGAGGTCAGATCAGTACATTGCAAGAGGTTTGGTCAGAACTGAAGAGAGCAAGCAGAGTATCGGTGCAGCGGATGATCTTTTCGTTGGCGACATAAGGGTTGCAGATAGCCTTGGTCCTGCAATTCAAGGCATCGATGCACTCATCATTCTTACCAGTGCCGTGCCGAAAATGAAGCCGGGGTTTGATCCTACCAAAGGTGGCAGGCCTGAGTTTTACTTCGAAGATGGAGCATACCCTGAACAG GTTGACTGGATTGGGCAGAAGAATCAGATTGATGCTG CCAAGGCTGCGGGAGTTAAACAAATTGTTTTGGTCGGCTCTATGGGTGGAACTAATATCAACCATCCCTTGAACAGCTTGGGGAATGGGAACATATTG GTTTGGAAAAGGAAGGCTGAGCAGTATTTGGCTGATTCCGGTGTTCCATATACCATTATAAG GGCTGGAGGTCTTCAGGACAAGGATGGCGGGATCCGAGAACTGTTAGTCGGGAAGGACGATGAACTTCTTCAAACAGAGACGAGAACCATTGCCAGGGCGGACGTTGCAGAAGTCTGCCTTCAG GCACTGCAATTTGAGGAGGCCAAATTCAAGGCCTTTGATCTAGCCTCAAAGCCTGAGGGAGTAGGCACGCCAACCAAGGATTTCAAGGCCTTGTTCTCTCAAGTGACTACGAGTTTCTGA
- the LOC111804392 gene encoding probable WRKY transcription factor 49, with translation MESLAAIPWSDIYNNISDDHLLSLTDLLHHDDDNDNDTAASPLFLVPQVAYSDRATMLPVPGSTAYFGPTIGAVENALSITPRSRNLQSNTHIPRTTAGSSIRERVTVNNVEHKYSIRIKSCDGNSLADDGYKWRKYGQKSIKNSPNPRSYYRCSNPRCSAKKQVERSIEDPDTFVITYEGLHLHFAYPFFLMGQSPQDQSPTKKPKMLGPEMEAHKRPTFITPGPLPPDNPKEATGPQGLLEDVVPWMIRNPSANHDTLSNSSFCSSYRSPPMSPPSPSTCPTFAPSYFSYFWEI, from the exons ATGGAGTCGTTGGCAGCCATTCCCTGGTCGGATATTTACAACAACATCTCCGATGACCATCTACTCAGCCTCACTGACCTTCTCCACCACGACGACGACAACGACAACGACACAGCTGCCTCTCCGCTCTTCCTCGTCCCCCAAGTCGCCTACAGCGATCGAGCCACCATGCTCCCTGTCCCTGGTAGTACGGCCTACTTCGGGCCGACAATTGGGGCTGTGGAAAATGCGCTCTCCATTACCCCCAGATCAAGAAACCTGCAGTCAAACACGCACATTCCTCGTACTACTGCTGG GTCTTCAATTCGGGAGAGAGTGACAGTGAATAATGTTGAACATAAATATAGCATCAGAATCAAGAGCTGTGATGGAAATTCTTTGGCTGATGATGGATATAAGTGGCGCAAATATGGTCAGAAGTCCATCAAGAACAGCCCCAATCCTAG gaGCTATTATAGGTGCTCGAACCCGAGATGCAGTGCGAAGAAGCAAGTAGAAAGGTCCATAGAAGATCCAGACACGTTCGTCATTACCTACGAGGGTCTCCACCTCCACTTTGCTTACCCATTCTTCCTAATGGGCCAAAGCCCACAAGACCAATCTCCAACCAAGAAGCCCAAGATGCTCGGCCCAGAGATGGAAGCCCACAAAAGGCCAACTTTCATTACTCCAGGCCCATTACCACCAGACAACCCAAAAGAAGCAACTGGGCCACAAGGCTTGCTCGAGGATGTGGTCCCATGGATGATCCGAAATCCATCAGCCAATCACGACACTCTTTCAAATTCGTCCTTCTGTTCATCCTACCGTTCGCCTCCAATGTCTCCTCCATCGCCGTCCACGTGTCCTACCTTTGCACCTTCCtacttttcatatttttgggaaatataa